A DNA window from Maribellus comscasis contains the following coding sequences:
- the infB gene encoding translation initiation factor IF-2, translating into MVAGKTIRLSKLAREFNVGIHTIVEFLHKKGFDIDSNPNTKVNEEAVQLLEKEYKIDISLKKESEKISLKSQRPKKEVITIDEEEEAEVDESSPETTEEKPKDKEIKPQVTRKVEEEKPVEPEKTKPKEEGLKVLGKIDLDQVGKPKKEEKPVPEKEVPKTEKKEEKIIEEKPAAEKPVTEKPVAEKAAAEKPKEEPVKKEEFSQKEEVVETEVPKVDEIKVVGKIDLKNINQKTRPAKKSKEEKEKERRERQKQKAARKAEYQNKVERVDKAGKTGNKENVVKAQANKLNGPTVVGKIDLPDKKDKKQHSSSDQGGNKKRRKRIPKDGGRINFEDKKGDNKSKPNFQVNKQHGKKRRPLKKEVNEEDVQKQIKDTLARLTAKGKSKGSKHRRDKRAAASEKIQADIEKQNEQKKVLKVTEFVSVNELANMMSVSVNEVISSCMSLGLFVSINQRLDAETLSVVADEFGYTVEFVSVDIQEAIDDKNEESDENQVFRSPIVTVMGHVDHGKTSLLDYIRSTNVIAGEAGGITQHIGAYHVTLDDGKDITFLDTPGHEAFTAMRARGAQITDIAIIIVAADDNVMPQTVEAINHASAAGVPIVFAINKIDKPGANPEKIKEELANMNYLVEEWGGKYQSHDISAKQGIGVEELLEKVLLEAEMLELKANPDKNATGTIIESSLDRGRGYVATLLVQSGTLNIGDIVLAGQYFGHVKAMFNERNQRIDEVGPAQPAIILGLNGAPQAGDKFNVMDSEREARNIANKREQLAREQGLRTQKHITLDEIGRRIAIGNFQELNLIVKGDVDGSIEALSDALIKLSTEEIQVNIKHKAVGQISESDILLAAASEAIVIGFQVRPSLNARKLAEKEQIDIRLYSIIYDAINEIKAAMEGMLSPDIKEEVTGTVEVLETFKITKVGTVAGCIVRDGKVSRNSKVRIIRDGIVIYTGLLGSLKRFKDDVKEVKNGYECGLNIENFNDIKVGDHIEAYHEVEVAKHL; encoded by the coding sequence ATGGTAGCTGGTAAGACAATAAGGCTTAGTAAACTTGCAAGAGAATTTAACGTTGGTATTCATACCATAGTCGAATTTTTGCACAAAAAAGGTTTTGATATTGACTCAAATCCGAATACTAAAGTTAACGAGGAGGCGGTTCAACTTCTTGAAAAGGAGTATAAAATTGATATTTCTTTGAAAAAAGAATCAGAAAAGATTAGTTTGAAGAGCCAACGCCCGAAAAAAGAAGTTATCACGATTGATGAAGAAGAGGAAGCTGAGGTTGATGAATCATCACCTGAAACTACCGAAGAAAAGCCTAAAGATAAAGAGATAAAGCCCCAAGTGACCAGAAAGGTGGAGGAAGAAAAGCCGGTTGAGCCGGAAAAAACGAAACCGAAAGAAGAGGGCTTAAAAGTGCTGGGGAAAATTGATTTGGATCAGGTTGGAAAGCCGAAAAAGGAGGAAAAGCCGGTTCCGGAAAAAGAAGTGCCAAAAACAGAAAAAAAAGAAGAGAAAATTATTGAGGAAAAGCCTGCCGCTGAGAAACCAGTTACTGAAAAACCAGTTGCTGAGAAAGCTGCTGCTGAAAAACCGAAAGAAGAACCGGTGAAAAAAGAAGAATTTAGCCAAAAGGAAGAAGTTGTTGAAACTGAGGTCCCTAAAGTCGATGAGATTAAAGTAGTTGGGAAGATCGACCTGAAAAATATTAATCAGAAAACCCGCCCCGCAAAAAAATCGAAAGAAGAAAAAGAAAAAGAGCGGAGAGAACGGCAGAAGCAAAAGGCTGCAAGGAAGGCAGAATATCAGAACAAGGTCGAAAGAGTAGATAAGGCTGGAAAAACCGGAAATAAAGAAAACGTAGTAAAAGCTCAGGCAAATAAACTGAACGGACCTACTGTTGTCGGGAAAATTGATTTGCCGGATAAAAAAGATAAAAAGCAACACAGCTCTTCAGACCAGGGGGGAAATAAAAAACGCAGAAAACGGATCCCAAAAGACGGTGGCCGAATCAATTTTGAAGACAAAAAAGGAGACAACAAGTCAAAACCTAACTTTCAGGTTAATAAACAGCATGGTAAAAAGAGGAGACCTCTAAAAAAAGAGGTGAACGAAGAAGATGTTCAGAAACAGATTAAAGATACTCTTGCACGTTTAACAGCAAAAGGAAAATCAAAAGGCTCAAAACACAGGAGAGATAAACGTGCTGCAGCAAGTGAAAAGATACAGGCTGACATTGAAAAACAAAACGAACAGAAGAAGGTATTAAAAGTTACTGAGTTTGTTTCAGTAAACGAGCTCGCCAACATGATGAGTGTTAGTGTTAACGAAGTTATTTCTTCATGTATGAGTCTCGGACTTTTTGTTTCAATCAACCAGAGACTGGATGCAGAAACATTGTCGGTTGTAGCTGATGAATTTGGTTATACGGTCGAATTTGTAAGTGTGGATATTCAGGAGGCAATTGATGACAAAAACGAAGAAAGTGATGAGAATCAGGTTTTTCGCTCGCCGATTGTAACTGTGATGGGGCATGTTGACCACGGTAAAACCTCTTTGTTGGATTACATTCGAAGTACGAACGTTATTGCGGGAGAAGCCGGTGGAATTACACAACATATCGGAGCTTATCATGTGACTCTTGATGACGGAAAAGATATCACTTTCCTGGACACCCCGGGGCATGAGGCATTTACAGCAATGCGTGCTCGTGGCGCTCAGATTACCGATATAGCAATTATTATTGTTGCTGCCGACGACAATGTGATGCCGCAGACCGTTGAAGCAATTAATCATGCCTCCGCTGCCGGTGTTCCGATTGTTTTTGCAATAAACAAAATTGATAAACCCGGTGCAAATCCCGAAAAAATAAAAGAAGAGCTGGCCAATATGAATTATTTGGTTGAAGAGTGGGGAGGAAAATACCAGTCACACGATATTTCAGCCAAACAAGGTATTGGAGTAGAGGAACTGTTGGAGAAGGTTTTGCTGGAAGCTGAAATGCTGGAGCTAAAAGCGAATCCGGATAAAAATGCAACGGGTACTATCATTGAATCATCGTTAGATCGTGGTAGAGGTTATGTTGCAACTCTGTTGGTGCAGTCAGGAACTTTAAATATTGGCGACATCGTTTTGGCAGGTCAGTACTTTGGACACGTTAAGGCAATGTTTAATGAACGTAACCAGAGAATTGACGAAGTTGGACCCGCACAACCGGCAATTATACTTGGCTTAAATGGTGCTCCGCAGGCAGGAGATAAGTTTAATGTGATGGATTCTGAGCGCGAAGCCCGGAATATTGCCAATAAAAGGGAACAGTTGGCGCGGGAACAAGGACTTCGTACACAAAAGCATATTACACTCGACGAAATTGGCCGACGAATTGCAATTGGTAATTTCCAGGAATTGAACCTGATTGTAAAAGGTGATGTCGACGGTTCTATTGAAGCGTTATCTGACGCATTAATTAAGTTGTCAACGGAAGAAATTCAGGTAAACATTAAGCACAAGGCTGTAGGGCAGATTTCCGAATCTGATATTTTGCTTGCTGCAGCTTCTGAAGCCATTGTAATCGGGTTCCAGGTTCGCCCTTCGTTAAATGCCCGAAAACTTGCAGAAAAAGAGCAGATTGACATTCGGTTGTACTCCATTATATACGATGCAATTAATGAAATTAAAGCTGCAATGGAAGGTATGCTTTCTCCTGATATCAAGGAAGAAGTTACCGGAACCGTTGAGGTACTTGAAACCTTTAAAATTACAAAAGTTGGTACTGTTGCCGGTTGTATCGTTCGGGACGGCAAGGTTTCCAGAAACTCAAAAGTTCGGATCATTCGCGACGGTATTGTAATATATACAGGCTTACTTGGTTCTCTTAAGCGTTTCAAAGATGATGTAAAAGAGGTGAAAAACGGTTATGAATGTGGATTGAACATTGAAAACTTTAATGATATTAAAGTTGGAGATCACATCGAAGCCTATCACGAAGTAGAAGTAGCAAAACATTTGTAA
- a CDS encoding SIMPL domain-containing protein: MRLSYLFVFFFVVGALTTEAQNGSSRTIQVNGSAEMEIEPDEIKFVIEIEEYWEEEFKEEKLPGEYSEEEMEKKTRFEEYRTKVPLATIEDNLIRTLREVGIGKDDIVVSNLGNYWRFRGKEFLYRKQFIITISDFSKINELAKIMDAKGIKYMNIGELTHSNIEEYKKQVKINALQAAKEKALYLVESMNEELGNVVSIVEMGEGINRPVFASAMLRTVQTSPQESINQVKNINLTYQVQAKFAIK, encoded by the coding sequence ATGAGACTATCGTATCTTTTTGTTTTCTTTTTTGTAGTCGGAGCACTTACTACAGAAGCGCAAAACGGGAGCAGCCGAACCATACAGGTTAACGGAAGTGCTGAAATGGAAATTGAACCCGATGAAATTAAATTTGTCATTGAAATTGAAGAATACTGGGAAGAAGAGTTTAAAGAAGAAAAACTCCCCGGGGAGTACAGCGAAGAGGAAATGGAGAAAAAAACCAGATTTGAAGAGTATCGAACCAAAGTACCTCTTGCAACAATAGAAGACAATTTAATAAGAACGCTTCGGGAAGTTGGAATTGGGAAAGATGATATTGTGGTAAGCAATTTGGGGAATTACTGGCGTTTTCGCGGAAAAGAATTTTTATACCGTAAACAGTTTATTATCACCATTTCCGATTTTTCAAAAATAAACGAGCTAGCCAAAATCATGGACGCAAAAGGCATCAAATATATGAACATTGGCGAACTGACACACTCAAATATTGAAGAATATAAAAAGCAGGTAAAAATAAATGCACTACAGGCAGCCAAAGAAAAAGCACTCTATTTGGTTGAAAGTATGAATGAAGAACTTGGCAATGTTGTTTCGATTGTGGAAATGGGGGAAGGAATCAATCGCCCTGTATTTGCAAGCGCCATGTTACGAACGGTACAAACAAGCCCGCAGGAAAGTATCAATCAGGTAAAAAATATTAATCTCACATACCAGGTACAAGCAAAATTTGCCATAAAATGA
- the rimP gene encoding ribosome assembly cofactor RimP: MIDKEKVIKLVEEKLDEKMFLVDVSVNKSNVINVYVDSFDGMTIEKCIEISRNVEHNLDRDVEDFELQVSSPGLTEGFKVRQQYIKYQNREIEVDLKTGEHFEGVLKEVDDDKIILETSKREKVEGHKKKQLVVREHNIKYNEIKSAKAVITFK; this comes from the coding sequence ATGATTGATAAGGAAAAAGTAATAAAACTGGTTGAAGAAAAATTAGACGAGAAAATGTTTCTTGTTGATGTTTCGGTAAATAAGAGTAATGTTATCAATGTGTATGTAGATAGCTTTGATGGGATGACCATTGAAAAATGTATTGAAATTAGCCGAAACGTGGAACATAATCTCGATCGCGATGTTGAAGATTTTGAACTGCAGGTTTCGTCCCCCGGCTTGACAGAAGGATTTAAAGTGAGACAGCAGTACATTAAATATCAAAATCGCGAAATCGAGGTTGATTTAAAAACAGGTGAACATTTTGAAGGTGTTCTGAAAGAAGTTGATGATGATAAAATTATTCTGGAAACTTCAAAACGCGAAAAAGTAGAAGGGCATAAAAAGAAACAGTTAGTTGTTCGGGAACATAATATTAAATATAACGAAATAAAAAGTGCGAAAGCAGTTATTACTTTTAAATAA
- a CDS encoding undecaprenyl-diphosphate phosphatase: MNEIQALILGLLQGLTEFLPVSSSGHLEIGHVILGVQSENNLLFDITVHVATVLSTLVVFRKDIISLFKGLFAFQWNESTIFVSKLLLSAVPVMILGLLFKDQVEKLFTGNLLLVGSMLLVTALLLSFAHFAKKGEKKITFGKSLIIGIAQAMAVMPGISRSGATIATGLLLKTKRDEVARFSFLMVLIPILGAAFLDIVGGDFTSGDTIGTIPLLVGFLAAFASGLLACAWMIRIIKKGKLIYFAIYCLIIGLIAIFAA; this comes from the coding sequence ATGAATGAAATCCAGGCACTAATTCTCGGGCTTTTACAGGGTCTCACTGAATTTCTTCCGGTTAGCTCAAGCGGACATTTGGAAATTGGACACGTGATACTTGGGGTTCAATCTGAAAACAATTTACTTTTTGATATTACCGTTCATGTAGCTACTGTTTTAAGTACACTGGTGGTTTTCAGAAAAGATATTATCTCGCTTTTTAAAGGCCTGTTTGCTTTCCAGTGGAATGAATCAACCATATTTGTATCAAAACTTCTGCTATCGGCTGTACCGGTAATGATTCTTGGTCTGCTATTTAAAGACCAGGTTGAAAAGTTATTTACCGGCAATCTTCTTTTGGTGGGAAGTATGTTACTGGTTACTGCACTTTTATTGAGTTTCGCTCATTTTGCGAAAAAAGGAGAAAAGAAAATAACCTTTGGAAAGTCGCTTATTATAGGAATAGCTCAGGCAATGGCGGTTATGCCCGGTATCTCAAGAAGTGGAGCAACTATTGCTACCGGCTTGTTGTTAAAAACCAAAAGAGACGAAGTTGCCCGATTTTCTTTTTTAATGGTGTTAATTCCTATTTTAGGCGCTGCCTTTCTCGATATCGTTGGCGGTGATTTTACTTCCGGTGACACCATAGGCACAATTCCTTTGCTTGTTGGTTTTCTTGCTGCATTTGCCTCCGGCCTTCTGGCATGCGCGTGGATGATAAGAATTATCAAAAAAGGAAAACTAATTTATTTCGCAATTTACTGTTTAATTATTGGTCTAATTGCTATCTTTGCAGCCTGA
- a CDS encoding HD domain-containing protein, giving the protein MNSFQINKKKIINDPVFGFINIQSELVFDLIEHPFFQRLRRIKQLGLSFLVFPGANHTRFEHALGAVHLMRQAISVLQLKGHNISPREAEAVTVAILLHDIGHAPFSHVLENTLVEIPHEEISLLLMEQLNLEFNGKLDLTIEIFKNQYKKKFLHQLVASQLDMDRLDYLSRDSFFTGVTEGQVGIERIIKMLNVVDDQLVVDVKAIYSIEKFLIARRLMYWQVYLHKTVVSAEFLLINVLKRAKELAAAGKPIFATPTLNVFLNNSFSSDDFIENKSVLGKNILHWYTLLDDNDILTSVKEWQYHPDLVLSTLADSITNRKLFKTKMKTKPVSKTWKEKMLKGISENISGDKNLAPYFLITGEITNNALNRDSENILILFKNGKVKDIRKASDINLTALTKTVRKYFACYPKELDFY; this is encoded by the coding sequence GTGAACTCTTTTCAAATAAATAAGAAAAAAATCATTAACGATCCTGTCTTTGGTTTTATAAACATTCAATCGGAGCTGGTTTTCGACCTGATAGAACATCCTTTTTTTCAGCGTTTGCGAAGGATAAAACAACTTGGTCTTTCGTTTTTGGTTTTCCCTGGCGCAAACCATACGCGCTTTGAACATGCTTTAGGTGCGGTACATCTGATGAGGCAGGCTATTTCCGTACTTCAACTAAAAGGCCATAATATAAGCCCCCGGGAGGCTGAGGCTGTTACTGTTGCCATTTTGCTTCACGACATAGGACATGCACCTTTCTCACATGTTTTGGAAAACACACTGGTTGAAATTCCGCATGAAGAGATATCTCTTTTGTTAATGGAACAGTTAAACCTCGAATTTAACGGAAAACTTGATTTGACCATTGAGATTTTCAAAAATCAGTATAAAAAGAAGTTTTTGCATCAATTGGTAGCCAGTCAGCTCGATATGGACAGACTGGATTACCTTAGCCGCGACAGTTTCTTTACCGGAGTAACAGAAGGCCAGGTCGGGATAGAACGCATCATAAAGATGCTGAATGTTGTTGATGATCAACTTGTAGTAGATGTAAAAGCCATCTATTCGATTGAAAAATTCCTGATTGCCCGCCGATTGATGTACTGGCAGGTTTATTTACACAAAACAGTTGTGTCTGCGGAGTTTCTTTTAATAAATGTACTGAAAAGAGCCAAAGAACTGGCCGCTGCCGGTAAACCAATTTTTGCTACACCTACACTCAATGTCTTTTTGAATAACAGTTTTTCAAGCGATGATTTTATTGAAAACAAGTCTGTTTTAGGGAAAAATATATTACACTGGTATACTTTACTTGATGATAACGATATTTTAACATCGGTAAAAGAATGGCAATACCACCCCGATTTGGTACTCTCAACGCTGGCCGACAGTATTACCAACCGGAAATTGTTTAAAACAAAAATGAAGACAAAACCTGTTTCAAAAACATGGAAAGAAAAAATGCTGAAAGGGATTTCAGAAAACATAAGCGGTGACAAAAATTTAGCACCTTATTTTTTGATCACCGGAGAAATAACCAACAACGCCCTTAACCGCGACAGCGAAAACATTCTTATCCTGTTTAAGAACGGAAAAGTGAAAGATATTCGAAAAGCTTCCGATATTAATTTAACAGCACTTACCAAAACCGTGAGGAAATATTTTGCCTGTTATCCCAAAGAATTGGACTTTTATTAG
- the nusA gene encoding transcription termination factor NusA, which translates to MENINLIDTFAEFKELKNIDRVTMMSVLEDVFRSVLIRQFGTDENFDVIINIDKGDFEIWRNREVVADDELEEPNLQITLTEALKIDDDYEVGEEVTDEVKLADFGRRAILNLRQNLASKILELEKDHIYGKYKNKIGDIVTGEVYQIWKKEILILDDEGNELILPKGEQIPSDYFRKGDTVRAIVYKVELRNNNPLIILSRTAPVFLERLFELEIPEIFDGLITIKKIVRVPGERAKVAVESYDERIDPVGACVGMKGSRIHGIVRELRNENIDVINYSSNVQLFIKRALNPAKINSIKIIEDNKKAEVYLRPEEVSLAIGKGGLNIRLASQLTGYEIDVYREMEEDEEDVNLDEFADEIEDWVIDGLKAIGCDTAKNVLSIPRNELIKRTDFEEETIDNVLGILKSEFE; encoded by the coding sequence ATGGAAAATATTAACCTGATTGATACTTTTGCCGAATTCAAAGAGTTGAAAAACATTGACCGGGTTACAATGATGAGTGTACTTGAAGATGTTTTTCGCAGTGTGCTGATCAGGCAGTTTGGCACTGATGAAAACTTCGATGTAATTATTAACATTGACAAGGGCGATTTTGAAATTTGGCGAAACAGGGAGGTTGTTGCAGACGACGAACTGGAAGAGCCGAATTTGCAGATAACATTAACTGAAGCACTAAAAATAGATGACGACTATGAAGTTGGTGAAGAAGTTACTGATGAGGTAAAACTTGCGGATTTTGGGCGTCGGGCCATCTTGAACTTACGCCAGAACCTGGCAAGTAAAATTCTCGAGCTTGAAAAGGATCATATTTACGGTAAATACAAAAATAAAATCGGCGACATTGTTACCGGAGAAGTTTATCAGATTTGGAAAAAAGAAATCCTGATTCTCGACGATGAGGGAAATGAACTGATTCTTCCCAAAGGAGAACAAATTCCGTCTGACTATTTTAGAAAAGGCGACACCGTTCGTGCTATTGTATACAAAGTAGAGCTGCGAAACAATAATCCGTTGATTATTTTGTCTCGGACGGCGCCGGTATTTCTTGAGCGTTTGTTTGAACTGGAAATTCCTGAAATTTTTGATGGTTTGATTACCATTAAGAAAATAGTAAGGGTTCCGGGAGAAAGAGCGAAAGTTGCCGTTGAGTCCTACGATGAAAGAATTGATCCCGTTGGTGCATGCGTGGGAATGAAAGGTTCCCGTATTCATGGAATTGTCCGGGAATTGAGAAACGAAAATATTGACGTAATTAACTATTCTTCAAATGTTCAGCTTTTTATAAAAAGAGCACTGAACCCGGCAAAAATTAATTCAATCAAAATAATTGAAGATAATAAAAAAGCCGAGGTTTATTTAAGACCCGAAGAGGTTTCTCTGGCAATTGGTAAAGGTGGTTTGAATATCAGGCTTGCCAGCCAGTTAACCGGTTACGAAATTGATGTTTACCGCGAAATGGAAGAGGACGAGGAAGATGTAAACCTCGACGAATTTGCTGACGAAATTGAAGACTGGGTAATAGACGGATTAAAAGCCATTGGTTGCGATACCGCAAAAAATGTCTTGAGTATTCCGCGTAACGAACTGATTAAAAGAACCGACTTTGAGGAAGAAACCATCGACAATGTGCTGGGTATACTGAAGTCGGAATTTGAATAA
- a CDS encoding DUF3098 domain-containing protein translates to MAKKEKEIKSAGFALGKENYKLMAIGFAIIVIGFILMAGGGSDDPNVFNPDIFSFRRLTIAPVILLIGFVFEIYAIMKKPKEDK, encoded by the coding sequence ATGGCTAAAAAAGAAAAAGAAATAAAATCAGCAGGATTTGCCCTTGGCAAAGAAAATTACAAACTAATGGCCATCGGTTTTGCCATTATTGTTATCGGATTTATTTTAATGGCAGGCGGAGGAAGTGATGATCCAAATGTTTTTAATCCCGACATCTTTAGTTTCAGGCGCTTAACAATTGCTCCCGTTATATTATTGATTGGCTTCGTTTTCGAAATATACGCCATCATGAAAAAACCCAAAGAAGATAAATAA
- the truB gene encoding tRNA pseudouridine(55) synthase TruB: protein MNNLKRTYDFLGGEILLFDKDLNWTSFDLVQRVRNSLCRKMGIKKMKVGHAGTLDPLATGLMILCTGKATKKIEELQLGKKEYFATFKIGATTPSFDMETEEDKTFDYSHVNEKLIFEVLKKFEGETEQVPPVFSAVKVKGKRAFEYARNGEELKLQAKKIVIERIDIESVELPFIKIKVVCSKGTYIRALARDVGEELNCGAYLTNLRRTKIGNYRIEDAVKVDFFMENLHLFVTN from the coding sequence ATGAACAACCTCAAAAGGACGTACGATTTTTTGGGAGGAGAGATTTTGTTGTTTGACAAAGACCTCAACTGGACATCGTTTGATTTGGTTCAAAGGGTGCGGAATTCACTGTGCCGAAAAATGGGAATCAAAAAGATGAAAGTAGGTCATGCAGGCACCCTGGACCCCCTGGCCACCGGTCTCATGATATTATGCACGGGAAAAGCTACAAAAAAAATTGAAGAACTACAGCTAGGGAAAAAAGAATACTTCGCAACGTTTAAAATAGGAGCTACTACTCCCTCTTTTGACATGGAGACAGAAGAGGATAAAACTTTTGATTATTCCCATGTTAATGAAAAATTAATATTTGAAGTTTTAAAAAAATTTGAGGGAGAAACAGAGCAAGTCCCGCCGGTTTTTTCGGCTGTAAAAGTTAAAGGAAAAAGAGCATTCGAATATGCAAGAAATGGCGAAGAGCTAAAACTTCAAGCCAAAAAAATTGTTATTGAAAGAATTGATATTGAATCAGTTGAACTCCCGTTTATAAAAATAAAGGTAGTTTGCAGTAAGGGAACGTACATACGGGCTTTGGCGCGCGATGTTGGAGAAGAACTAAACTGTGGAGCTTATTTGACAAATTTGCGAAGGACAAAAATTGGAAATTATAGGATTGAAGATGCTGTAAAAGTTGACTTTTTTATGGAAAATTTACATTTATTTGTAACTAATTGA
- the queA gene encoding tRNA preQ1(34) S-adenosylmethionine ribosyltransferase-isomerase QueA, whose product MKLSKFKYDLNEERIALHPADNRDESRLMVLDRAKKTIEHKLFKDLLDYFDDKDVMIFNDTKVFPARLYGNKEKTGAEIEVFLLRELNREQRLWDVLVDPARKIRIGNKLYFGEDDLLVAEVIDNTTSRGRTLRFLFDGPYDEFKKTLYGLGETPLPKFISRPVQPEDKDRYQTIFAKHEGAVAAPTAGLHFSRELLKRLEIKGIDFTYITLHVGLGNFRSVDVEDLTKHKMDSEQIWIRDEACDVVNNAKTEKKNVCAVGTTVMRTLESSVSTQGFLKPFEGWTNKFIFPPYDFRVANRMITNFHLPYSTLLMMVAAFGGYDFVMDAYKTAIKEDYRFGTYGDAMLII is encoded by the coding sequence ATGAAATTATCGAAGTTCAAGTACGATTTAAACGAAGAAAGAATTGCCTTACACCCAGCCGACAACAGGGACGAATCCAGACTGATGGTATTAGACAGGGCAAAAAAAACCATTGAGCATAAGTTATTTAAAGACCTGCTTGACTATTTCGATGATAAAGATGTAATGATATTTAACGACACCAAAGTTTTTCCGGCCCGTTTGTACGGCAACAAAGAAAAAACAGGTGCAGAAATCGAAGTCTTTCTTTTACGTGAGTTAAACCGGGAACAACGCTTATGGGATGTTTTGGTTGACCCTGCCAGAAAAATTCGAATTGGTAATAAATTATACTTTGGCGAAGATGACTTATTGGTTGCCGAAGTGATTGACAATACAACATCAAGAGGAAGAACATTGCGGTTTTTGTTTGACGGCCCATATGACGAATTCAAAAAAACACTATACGGGTTGGGCGAGACACCGCTTCCAAAATTCATAAGTCGTCCGGTTCAACCGGAAGACAAAGATCGTTACCAGACCATATTTGCAAAACACGAAGGAGCAGTTGCTGCGCCAACCGCCGGGTTGCATTTTAGCCGCGAATTATTAAAACGGCTGGAAATTAAAGGTATCGATTTTACTTACATCACACTTCATGTAGGATTAGGAAATTTTAGAAGTGTAGATGTTGAAGACCTCACAAAACATAAAATGGACTCGGAGCAAATTTGGATTCGCGACGAAGCGTGTGACGTTGTAAACAATGCAAAAACAGAAAAGAAAAATGTTTGTGCGGTAGGGACAACTGTTATGCGTACCTTAGAAAGTTCAGTTTCAACACAAGGTTTTCTGAAACCGTTTGAAGGCTGGACAAATAAATTTATTTTTCCTCCTTATGATTTCAGGGTAGCCAACAGGATGATTACCAACTTTCATCTTCCATATTCAACACTTTTAATGATGGTTGCTGCATTTGGTGGTTACGATTTTGTAATGGATGCATACAAAACCGCAATAAAAGAAGACTACCGGTTTGGTACTTATGGAGATGCAATGCTGATAATTTAA
- a CDS encoding class I SAM-dependent methyltransferase gives MAKFNVLHCPVCGSENFSPFLKCIDHFVSGEEFQIKKCSSCGFKITEEIEDEENIGSYYQSDEYISHSNTSKGLVNSVYHRVRKYMLGQKRKLVEKISPEQKGSILDIGTGTGFFLNEMKQHGWQTTGTEKSTEARQFVKSEFNLDVFPTEQLFGFKENKFDVVTLWHVLEHIHQLDANMETFHKILKAKGKLIIAVPNNSSYDAEHYREYWAAYDVPRHIWHFTPEQMESFGKRFGFKLTEVHAMPFDSFYVSLLSEKYKKSKLALVKGIIHGTVSWFASSFKPGRCSSVIYVFGK, from the coding sequence ATGGCAAAATTTAATGTTCTTCACTGTCCGGTGTGTGGCAGCGAAAACTTTTCACCCTTTTTAAAATGTATTGATCATTTTGTTAGCGGAGAAGAGTTTCAAATAAAAAAGTGCAGTTCCTGCGGATTCAAAATCACAGAGGAAATTGAAGACGAAGAAAATATTGGCTCATACTATCAGTCGGACGAATATATTTCACACTCCAATACTTCCAAAGGCCTGGTAAACTCGGTATACCACAGGGTAAGAAAATATATGTTGGGGCAAAAAAGAAAGCTGGTTGAAAAAATTTCCCCGGAACAAAAAGGAAGCATTCTGGACATTGGAACCGGCACTGGTTTTTTCCTCAACGAAATGAAACAACACGGGTGGCAAACAACAGGAACAGAAAAAAGTACAGAGGCCAGGCAGTTTGTAAAATCAGAATTTAATCTTGATGTTTTCCCTACTGAACAACTTTTTGGTTTCAAAGAGAATAAATTTGATGTGGTTACTTTGTGGCATGTATTAGAACACATTCATCAGCTTGATGCAAATATGGAGACCTTCCATAAAATTCTAAAGGCCAAAGGAAAATTGATCATCGCAGTGCCTAATAACTCATCGTACGATGCAGAACATTATCGCGAATATTGGGCTGCTTACGATGTTCCCCGACACATCTGGCATTTTACTCCCGAACAAATGGAATCTTTTGGAAAAAGATTTGGGTTCAAACTTACAGAAGTTCATGCGATGCCATTCGACTCGTTTTATGTATCGCTTCTTAGTGAAAAATATAAAAAATCGAAATTAGCGCTGGTGAAGGGAATCATCCACGGAACGGTCTCATGGTTTGCCAGTTCGTTCAAACCCGGGCGTTGTAGTTCGGTAATCTATGTCTTTGGAAAATAG